The genomic DNA TACTCGCTCAGGCGTTGCGCGAACTCGCGCTGCCCGATCACCCCGGCGCCGCCTACCTCGCCGGTGAAGCACGCACCGTGCAGACGCTGCGGCGGATCCTCGTCGACGAGCGCGGCTGGGACCGGCGCAACGTCCGCACGAAACCCTTCTGGACTCCTAACCGGCGCGGCATGGAATAGGACAAGTGCTCGATCCCAGCCTTCTGTTGAATGAACACTTGACCCTCACGCAACGTGAGGCAGCAGCCTGGTGGACGTGACGCAGGAGACGAAGGTGGACGAACTCACGGTGGGCGAGGTCGCGGAACGATTTGGCATCACGGTCCGGACGCTGCACCACTATGACCAGATCGGCTTGCTGACCCCAAGTCGGCGGGCAGCCTCGGGTTATCGGCTCTATACGTCGACGGACCTGAAGCGCCTGTCCCAGATCATCGTCTACCGCCGGCTGAAGATGTCGCTCGACGAGATCTCCAGCCTGCTCGACGACGGCGACGAGGTCAGCCACCTGGTCCGCCAGCGCGAACGCGTCATGTCCCGGCTCGACGAGATGAAGGGCCTCGTCGAGGCAATCGACAAGGCATTGGAGAAGGCAATGACGAACACACCCATGACCGACGACGACATGCGCGAACTCTTCGGTGACGGCTTCGACGACTACCAGGCCGAAGCTGAGCAGAAGTGGGGCGACACCGCTGAGTGGAAGGAATCACAGCGCCGGAAGAAGGCCTACGGGAAGGGGGAATGGATCCGGATCAAGGCCGAGGGGGAAGCCGTCGAGAAGGCCCTGTCCGACGCGTTCCGTGCTGGGCTCCCCGCCGACTCCGAAGAAGCGATGAACGCAGCCGAGCAACACCGGCTCCACGTGAATCGTTGGTTCTACGACTGCCCGCCGGCCTTTCATCGCAACCTGGGCGACATGTACGTGAGCGACCCCAGGTACGTCGCCACGTACGACGAGACATTCGGGCTCCCTGGCCTCGCGGCCTACTGCCGCGAAGCGATTCACGCGAACGCCGACCGAACTGAGAACTGACGGCACCGCCAGCTACAGTCGGCGGTTGCCCCAACCCGCCACGTCGGCAACGTCGTTGGCGAACTTCTTCCACCGTCGGGCTCGGTCGGCGTCCGAGACCGGGGCATCGACGCCCCACAGCAGTCGGTCGACTGCCCTCAGCCACGTACGTGTTGGCCGCGCACCCGGCGTCCCACCGTCGTCGTGCTCGGGAGGATCGACACTCATCAGGCCGTCATATCACGAACTCTCGCGCGCCGGTGACCAAGGGCGCAGACCTCTCAGCAGGACGTCGATCAATCCTTCGAGGTGTTCGACTGTCTGCTCGAGCGAAAGCCGTTGCGCTGTATTAATTGACGATCTCGCCACCCTCGCTCGAGAGGAGCACGGACAGTCGTTCCCGCCATGCCTGCAACTGCTCCGGAGTCAGTCGCTTCCACTCGGTGATCTCGCGCACGATCCGCAATGGTGCGGTGGTGCGGTAGGACCGAGTGGGATTGCCGACGAACTTCTTGTCGGTCACGTTCGGGTCGTTCTCGAACTCTCCGGTTGGCGCTACCTCGTACACCCTCGGAACGGCCTCGCCCTTGGTGAGTTCCGCGGCGATCTCCGCAGCAAGCCCGGCCCCGTCGACGAGAGCGGTGAAGTAGACGTGGTTCATGACGATCTCGGGACGGTAATTCGATCGATGACCCGCGGTAAGGAAGTCGCCCACGCGCAACTGCGCGATCGTGCCGTGGAAGAACGGACCTTCGTCAAGCGCATCGGACACCCGGAATCCTTCTGACGATCTGGTGAGACGCGCCAGCATCCAACACCACCCGGGCCTTGCCGCAAGCCCCCCGTCGCGCCTTATCCTGAAGGTGGCTGAGCTAGAAGACCGCCGGAACCGACTCGCCTACAACGCGAATGCGCGGGGCGGCCCGGCGAGGCTCGCCTTCGCCTCGACGCCCATCGGGTCCAAGATTTCGATCTCGTCGGCCTCGAGACCATCGAGCGCCAGTCGGACGAGATCCGCCGGGTCCATCACCGCGCCTTCTGCGAACTCGATGCCGTGGCGGTCGGCGAAGTCGAAGAGGGTTTGCGTACCGATCAGGCCGGGCACGAGCGCAACCACCTGAGTTCCCTGGTGCGACAGTTCGAGTCGTACTCCGTTGGTCAGACCCCACTGCGCCGACTTCGCGGCCGCGTAGGCCGTGTTCCCGTCGACGGTGTTCCACGCCGCCGCTGACAGCACGTTGAGGATGGCTCCGCCGCCGTTGCGCGCGAGGATGGGTGCGAACGCCCGGATCATGGCAAGGGTGCCGTAGAAGTTCGAGTCCATCGTCGACCGGATCGCGTTCATGTCTCCCGACACGAGGTTGCCACCCGCGGTGTCGGCGGCGTTGTTGATCAGCACGTCGACGTCGCCGGCCAGCTCGGCGATCGCGTCGACCGACGACTGGTCGGTGATGTCGAGGCGAACCACCTCCGCGCCGGGAATGCTCACCTGTTCGGGACGGCGTGCAGTGGCGTAGACCTTGGCTCCGCGTTCGAGCAATTGCGTGGCGAAGTGGTGGCCAATTCCCCGATTCGACCCGGTCACCAGGGCGGTGGCGCCGTGCAACTTCATCTGTCCTCCAGGCAGTTCGGACGTTCCGGACAACATGACCGGTCGGTCATGTTGCTGCCACCAGGTTGGCATAACATGACCGAGTGGTCAACTTGGTACCCTCGAGCCGTGACCGCGTCCGACCGACCCATCCGTGCAGACGCGGCACGCAACCGCGCGTCGCTGTTGGCTGCGGCCGAGGCTGAGTTCGCCGATCGTGGCCCGTCCGCATCGGTGGCCGACATCGCCCGCCGCGCCGGGGTGGCGAAGGGCACGGTGTTCCGGCACTTTCCGACCAAGGAGGATCTGATCGCCTCCATCGTGTGCGAGCACATCGCCGTGCTGGCCGAGGCCGCGCAGCGGCTGGCCGACTCGCCGGACGCGGGCGCCGCGCTTCTGGAGTTCCTGACCATCGCTGCCGACCAACGTCAGCGGCACGACCTGACGTTCCTGCAGTCGGCCAGCGATGGTGACCCCAGGGTGACCGAGGTTCGCGATGCGCTGCACGCGAACCTCGAAGTCCTGGTCGATCGAGCGCGCACCGCGGGCGCCATCCGAGACGACATCACCGAGGCCGACGTGTTCCTGATGATGTGCGCACCGATCCACATCGTCGAAAACCTCGCGGCGCCAGCGCCATTGCTGTGGCAGCGGTACCTGGCCATCATCTTCGACGGACTACGACCCGATGGCGCGCACCCTCTGCCGCAACCGGCGCCCGTCTCGCCTTGACGTGGCCGCGTCGCGCGGACACGGTGAGTACTTACTGCGGGGAGGTCGGAATCTGAGATGGCATCTTGAGATCCGACTGTCCGCCGTCGACGAATAGCTCGGTGCCGGTGATGAAGCTGCTCTGGTCCGAGGCAAGGAAGAGCACGGCGGCCGCCAGTTCTTCAGGCCGACCCACGCGGCCCATCGGGATCCTGGCCGCTTCGCCGTCGAGCAGCTGTTGCCCCTGTCCTGCAGGAGCAAGTCCGGTGAGTCCCGGTGTCTCGATGGGGCCGGGGATGACGGTGTTGACCCGGATGCCGCGGGGGATGAGTTCGGTGGCCCAGGTCCGCCCGAATGATCGGATCGCGGCCTTCGTCGCGGCGTAGATGCTGAATGCCGGTGTGCCGTTGTAGGCCGCGGTGGATCCCGTCAGCACGATCGACGCGCCGGGGTTCAAGAGCGCCAGCATGGTCTGCACTGTGAACAGGGTGCCGCCGACATTGGTGAGGAAGACCGAGTTGAACTGGTCGGCCGATATCTCCCCCAGTGCGGTGAACTCCCCACCACCTGCGTTGGCGAACAGGATGTCGAGGCCATGCCCGCGGGCGGAGATGGCTTGCGCCACCGCGGTCAGGTCGTCGACGTTGGACACGTCTGCGCGGATGCCGGTGGCACTGTCGCCGATGGTCGCGACTGCGGCGTCGATGGTGTCCTGATTGCGGCCGGTGAGGAACACGTGTGCTCCTTCGGCGGCCAGACGCTGGGCGGTGGCCAGTCCGATTCCGGAGTTGCCTCCCGTCACGAGGGCCGTCTTCCCGTCGAGCTGGCGTCCGGTCGGAGTTGCCGTGATGGATGGTGTTTCGGAGCTGCTCATGGCGTCGGCTTCCTGATTGATCGTGGGCGCCCAGGTCGGGGCCTCGACGCTCATCGTGCGTGGCGCGTGGTGGGTAGAAAAAGAGTTCGTCGGTGAACGCACTCATCGACCAGGACGACTAATGCGCCGCTGACCCGGTCAGCGAGCACTACCCTCTTGATGCATGGAGCTTCGGCAGCTCGAAGCGTTCGTGGCAGTCGCCACTGAGTTGCACTTCGGGCGTGCGGCCGAGCAATTGGGCATTGGTCAGCCCACGCTCAGCGATCTCATCCGCCGGATGGAACGCGAGCTGGGTGCTCCGCTGCTGACCCGCACCACCCGCAAGGTCGCGTTGACCGGAGCCGGGCAGGAACTTCTTGGTCGGGCCAAGGTCATTCTCGACGAAGTGGCTGCCGCTGCGGCCGCCGTGCGGCGCACCGCCAAGGGGGAGACCGGCACGGTCCGGGTTGCCATCACACCGCCGGTGGCGCCCGTGCTGGCGCCACATCTCGTCGGCGCCGCCAGCGAGTACCTGCCGGGCGTGACGTTGACGGTGCAACGCATGTGGCTGCCCGATCTCACGCGGGCCATGGCCGATGGCACCGTAGACGTGGCGATTAGCTGCGCCCGGCTGCCCGACGCACCAGGCGTCGTCAACACCGTCTTCTGCAGTGAGCCCCTCCTCGTGGGGCTGCGGTCGGACCACCACCTTGCCGCCACCGACGAGGTAGCGCTCGGCGATTTGGCGCAGCACCGCCTTGCGGTTCCCAATGACACGCTCTTTCCGGCCCTCGCACTGGCCCAGCGCCAAGCGCTGGACTCGGTGGGTATTTCTCCTCCGGTCGTCCTCTTGGAGGCGACGGACCTATCGGCCGCGGGCTGGACGAACCAGCCCGAAGCGACGTGGATACTGCTCCCGTCATCACTGGGTACGCCGCCGGCAACCACCGTCCGACCGGTCATTCCTGCGCTGCGGATTCCGTACACCCTGCAGTGGAGCCCCGAGCGGGCGCAGACCGCGGCGATCGCCCGCTTCGTCCGGCTGGCCCTGACCCACGACGTCCCCGCGGGTTGGCGACTCGAGACCGGACACTTGCGACACCGCGACTGATCGAACGAACGGCGCGGCACCCGGGCGTGCCCTCGGCAGCGGGCGATTGATCGATCCAATCGATTGATCCCCGCACGAGATGGCTCTTTTTACACCACGGCGCAGCGCGCACGCTTCGAAGCAACGTCCTCACCAGCGCCCGTAGGAGCCACCCGTGACCACTGCACCGACAACCACTACGGCACCGGCGGGAGACGCCGTCGTCCCGCTCGCCACGGGCAGCGGTTCGCCATGGCGCGTCCTGG from Mycolicibacterium arabiense includes the following:
- the arr gene encoding NAD(+)--rifampin ADP-ribosyltransferase gives rise to the protein MSDALDEGPFFHGTIAQLRVGDFLTAGHRSNYRPEIVMNHVYFTALVDGAGLAAEIAAELTKGEAVPRVYEVAPTGEFENDPNVTDKKFVGNPTRSYRTTAPLRIVREITEWKRLTPEQLQAWRERLSVLLSSEGGEIVN
- a CDS encoding TetR/AcrR family transcriptional regulator, translated to MTASDRPIRADAARNRASLLAAAEAEFADRGPSASVADIARRAGVAKGTVFRHFPTKEDLIASIVCEHIAVLAEAAQRLADSPDAGAALLEFLTIAADQRQRHDLTFLQSASDGDPRVTEVRDALHANLEVLVDRARTAGAIRDDITEADVFLMMCAPIHIVENLAAPAPLLWQRYLAIIFDGLRPDGAHPLPQPAPVSP
- a CDS encoding LysR family transcriptional regulator, coding for MELRQLEAFVAVATELHFGRAAEQLGIGQPTLSDLIRRMERELGAPLLTRTTRKVALTGAGQELLGRAKVILDEVAAAAAAVRRTAKGETGTVRVAITPPVAPVLAPHLVGAASEYLPGVTLTVQRMWLPDLTRAMADGTVDVAISCARLPDAPGVVNTVFCSEPLLVGLRSDHHLAATDEVALGDLAQHRLAVPNDTLFPALALAQRQALDSVGISPPVVLLEATDLSAAGWTNQPEATWILLPSSLGTPPATTVRPVIPALRIPYTLQWSPERAQTAAIARFVRLALTHDVPAGWRLETGHLRHRD
- a CDS encoding MerR family transcriptional regulator: MDELTVGEVAERFGITVRTLHHYDQIGLLTPSRRAASGYRLYTSTDLKRLSQIIVYRRLKMSLDEISSLLDDGDEVSHLVRQRERVMSRLDEMKGLVEAIDKALEKAMTNTPMTDDDMRELFGDGFDDYQAEAEQKWGDTAEWKESQRRKKAYGKGEWIRIKAEGEAVEKALSDAFRAGLPADSEEAMNAAEQHRLHVNRWFYDCPPAFHRNLGDMYVSDPRYVATYDETFGLPGLAAYCREAIHANADRTEN
- a CDS encoding SDR family oxidoreductase encodes the protein MSSSETPSITATPTGRQLDGKTALVTGGNSGIGLATAQRLAAEGAHVFLTGRNQDTIDAAVATIGDSATGIRADVSNVDDLTAVAQAISARGHGLDILFANAGGGEFTALGEISADQFNSVFLTNVGGTLFTVQTMLALLNPGASIVLTGSTAAYNGTPAFSIYAATKAAIRSFGRTWATELIPRGIRVNTVIPGPIETPGLTGLAPAGQGQQLLDGEAARIPMGRVGRPEELAAAVLFLASDQSSFITGTELFVDGGQSDLKMPSQIPTSPQ
- a CDS encoding SDR family NAD(P)-dependent oxidoreductase, whose product is MKLHGATALVTGSNRGIGHHFATQLLERGAKVYATARRPEQVSIPGAEVVRLDITDQSSVDAIAELAGDVDVLINNAADTAGGNLVSGDMNAIRSTMDSNFYGTLAMIRAFAPILARNGGGAILNVLSAAAWNTVDGNTAYAAAKSAQWGLTNGVRLELSHQGTQVVALVPGLIGTQTLFDFADRHGIEFAEGAVMDPADLVRLALDGLEADEIEILDPMGVEAKASLAGPPRAFAL